AGGCCGTCAATCAGCTGCCGCGACGCGAAGATAAAGACCACCAGCAGCGGGAGCACCGTCAGCACCACGCCCACCATCAGGGCACCCCAGTCGGTGTTGGCGACGGCCTGCAGGCTGCGCAGCAGCAGGGGCGCGGTCTGCGTCTCGGTGGAGCGGAAGATGATCAGCGGGGCGACGAAGCTGTTCCAGGACCCGATGAAGGTGATCAGACCCAGGGTGCCCAACACCGGCGTGCTCAGCGGCATGATGATGCGGCGGTAGATGCCGAACTCGGTCTCGCCGTCGATGCGGGCGGCTTCCATCAGTTCGCGCGGAATGGCCGAGCCGATGTACTGCCGCATCATGAAGATGCCCAGGGCTCCGGCCATGCCAGGCACCCACAGCGCGCGGGGTTTGTCGATCCAGCCCAGGCCCTGCATGATCAGCGCGTAGGGAACCAGGTTCAGGGCCGTGGGGATCAGCATGGTGACGAGCACGATGTTGAACAGGAACTCGCGGCCCTTGAAGGAGTACATCGCGAAGGCGAAGCCCGCCAGCGAGCAGAAGAACAGGGTCGTCGCGGTCGATACAACGGCGAGATACGCGCTGTTCCACAGGCTGCGCCAGAAGGGCACGCGCTCCAGCAGATTTTGGTAGTTCCGGGTGGTGTCGTCTCCGAACCACATGGGCGGCGGCAGCTGGAAGATCTCGGCGCGGTCGTGCGTGGCGAACACAAACATGAAGTAAAAGGGCGCGAGCGTCAGCAGAGCGAACAGGCCCAGCAGCAGGTACGTTCCCAGGCGGCCCAGGGAAATGCCGCGGCGACGTCCGCCTGAGGGAGCTGGGCCGGGAGCAGTGATCGTCATCTCAGTTGTCCTTCCCGGCGACGCCTTCACGCCCGAAGACGCGGTTGTTGATAAAGGTCAGCACCATGATGACCACGAACAGCAGCCAGCCCATTGCGGCGGCGATGCCCGCCTCACCGTAGTTCTGGTAGGTGCGCAGCATGTACATCACGGCCGTGGTGCCCTGCTGGCCCGCGCCGCCCGTGCCGTTGGTCAGAATGAAGGGTTCCTCGAACAGCTGGAGGTTGCCGATGATGGTCAGGGTAATGGCGAGGAACATCATGGGGCGCAGCAGCGGCAGGGTGATGAAGCGGAACTGCTGCAGCCGGGTGGCGCCGTCTACCGAGGCTGCCTCGTACAGGTCGCGCGAGATCGACTGCAGCCCGGCGAGGTACAGCACGACGTTCCAGCCGGTAAAGCGCCACACGACGACCATCGCGATGGCGGGCTGGATAAAGGCCCGCTCGCCCAGCCAGTTGATGTTCTCAGCGGGAAACAGGCCGCCGATCAGGGGCAGGTGGTGCAGGGCGGTAAGGCCCGCGTTGACCACGCCGTACTGCCAGCTGAACAGCGTGAAGAACGTGACCGAGATCGCCACCACCGAAGTGATGTACGGCACGAAATACACGGCGGTGAGCGGACCCTGCAGCTTGCGCAGACCCATGTTGATGGCAAAGGCCAGTGGAATGGCGATCAGGTGTTGTGGCAGGCCGGCGAGCAGCGCAAGCGAAACGGTGTTGCGCAGCGACGACCAGAACGCAGGATCGGTCAGGTTGTCGGTGTAGTTGCGCCAGCCCACAAATTTCATCGTGCCGAGACCGGCCGACGGCGTCCACTCCTGAAAGGAGAGGTACGCGAGAAACACAATGGGAAACAGCCCGAAGACGAGGAAGAGGATGAAGAAGGGGCTGATAAAAAAGTAGGGCGCCGCACGCCGCTGAAAAATGTTCCAGCGGGTTTGAAGGGACGGGCGTTCCACAGCGGCGCGGGCAGAGTAAGAACGGGCTTGCACGGGTCACTCCTCAAACACCTGCCCAGGTGTCGTCCCGGGCAGGTGTGGCTGAACTTAGCGGCGAGCGCGGCGCTCGATGAGGCCCTTGGCGTCGGTCAGGGCCTGCTGGCAGGTCTTGGAGCCGTCCAGGACGTTGCCCAGTTCGGCGAGGAAGATTTCGTCGGCCACGGGGTCGAGGCGGTTGACGTCGATGGGCTTGATGCGGGTGGCCGCCGTGCGCCACAGCGTCCGGGCCTTCTGGTTTGCCAGGTAGGGCACGCCCTCGTTGAACAGGGGGGCGTTGTTCGCCGCCGTCAGCGCGGGGAACGCGCCGGTGGTCTTGAACGCCAGGACCTGCTGGTCGCGGTTGGTGGTCAGGTACTTGATGAATTCCCAGGCGTCGCCCTTGTTCTTGCTCTGGGTGGGAATGGCGTAGAACGAGCCGCCCCACGACGCAAAGGTGTTGCCCGGCAGCTGCTGCGCGTTCCACTTGCCGGCGAAGTCCTTGGCCAGCCAGTTCTGCATGTGCCCGACGAGCCACGCACCCGAGAACTCGGTGGCCAGGTTGCCCTTCTGGAAGGCCGTGGTCCACTCGGGGCTGAACGCGCCGCCTGCGCGGGCGTCGAGCTTGTTGTCGCGCACGCTCTTGGCCAGCGTGCAGGCGTTCATGAAGCGGGGGTTGGTCGGCGACACCAGCACGTTGTTCTTGGCGTCGAAGTACAGGCCCTGGCCTGCGGGGATGTTGGTGCGGCTGTAGATCTGCGCGACTTCGGAGGCGTCGGGAATCAGAAAGGTGCCGGGGTTGGCGGCCACGACCTTCTTGCCGTTTGCGATGTAGGCGTCCCAGCTGCGGTTGAGGTCAGCGGGTTTGACGCCGGCCTTGGCGAGCAGGTCGGTGCGGTAGACCATGGTGCCTGGGCCGATGTCGGTGGGCATGGCCACCAGGCGGCCGCCGAAGGTGGCCTGGGGGAAGGTGTAGCTGACGAAGCGGCCCTTGAGGCTGCCCGCGTTGTAGGGGGCCTTGTTGAGGTCTTCCAGGCCGCCACCCTCGGCGAAACGGGCGACGTAGCCGAAGTCCACGGCCACGACGTCACCCGCACCGCTGCCGGTGGACAGGGCGGTGGTCAGGGCGTTGTGGTGGTCGGCGTAGGCGAGCGACACGACCTTGATGTCGATGTCAGGGTGGGTCTTCTGGAAGCCCGGGATGGCGGCCTTGACCACCGTATCGAGGTCCGGAAACACGCTGACCGTAATGGTCTTTTTCTGGGCGCTGGCGACACTGGCGATGAGGGCGAGGGTCAGGGCAGTCAGGGTCTTTTTCATACAATCCTCCAGGGAAAGTGAACAACCGTGCTTGAAAGCGCTTGCACATACAGTGCAAATCAGAAAGAAGACTGCTTTAAGAAATGAGGCGAGGGCTCAGCCGCGCCTGCGGGTGGTGGACTCCCGAACGACGAGTTCAGGACCCATGGGGGGCAGCCAGGACGGAGCGCCGCGCAGCATCCGGAGCAGGCAAGTGGCGGCGGCCAGGCCCATATCGAAGGTGGGCTGCCGGACCGTCGTGAGCGGCGGGGTGGTGAAGGTCGAGCTGGGGAGGTCGTCGAAGGCCACCAGGGAAATGTCTTCCGGAACCCTCAGCCCCCGCCGGTACAGGGCGAGCCGCGCGCCGTAGGCCATCTGGTCGTTCGCCACGAAAACGCCGGTGAACATCTTGCGGCTGTCGATGAGCCGCGTCGCGGCGAGAAAGCCAGACTGCTCCAGGAAGTCGCCCTCCAGCACCAGTTCGGGGTCGAAGGTGAGCCGGGCTTCTTCCAGTGCAGCGCGGTATCCGGCCAGCCGGTCCTGGGCGTCGCGGTGGGTCGGCATTCCGGCGATGTGGGCGATGGTGCGGTGTCCCAGGTCGATCAGGTGCTTGGTGGCGAGGTACCCACCTGCAAAGTTATCGAGACGGAGGCACTGTTGGGTCAACCCGGGAACACTGCGGCCCAGCGCCACCAGCGGCATATACGACGCCACCTGCTGCAACTGCTCGTCGGGCGCGACGCCCCCCAGCACAATCATGGCGTCCACCTTGCGCGAAACCAGAAAGTCTATCGCTTCCACTTCCTCCTGAGCGCGCCAGTGACCGCTGATCACCACCGGGTGATACCCGCTGTTGGTCAGGCCACGCTCGATACCGCGGAGCACGTCTCCATAAAACGGACTGGAGATGTCCTGGGTCAGGACGCCGATGCTCATGGTCTTGCCACTCGCGAGGCTGCGAGCGAGCACGTTGGGCTGATAGTTCAACTGCGCCAGGGTTCGTTCCACGGCTTCCCTCTTCTCGGCGCTGACCTTAGCCGTGCCGTTCAGGATCCGTGAGACCGTGCTGGCCGAAACGCCGGCAGCACGTGCCACTTGCGCGAGTGTCACAGTCGATTCCATAAGTGCGTGAATGAAGAGTACATGGGTTTGAAACCGCTGTCAAACTTTTGCAAAGCGCTGGATGGGGGTACACCCAACGAGCCGCGCCAGCACACGCTCTCCAAAATCCGCCCTTGAATATTCATGTACACATAACTGAAAGCGGCGTCATAACTGCTGCCGACAAGGCAGACGTCAACGCACTTCAAGCAAACGGCTGAGGGAGAACGGGGCCATTATAAGAACTCCTCAGCGGCGAATTCCCAAACTTCACCCATTTGTGGGGGAGCAGATGAACGCCGCAACCCGTGCACTGCCAAAAACGCGCCAGAGACGTCAAACAGCCGTGAAGCTGCTGGGCACACGCCCAACTGCCCTATGCAGGCGACACTGCCGTGGACTAAGATGTCTCTACAAGTTGAGAGCGCCACCCGAGGCGCATGCACCGTTGCCCCCATAGACAACCAGGCTGTGGCAATCGCTCCATATGGTCCCGGCGTCGCCGGGACCATATGGAGCTCCCTGGCGTGATCGCATTCCGTGACGATCAGAGATGCCGTTTGGGCGGATAGAGCGGCCGAACCCCGGTGACCGGGGAACACCAAAGCAAATGGACGTGCCCTCCCTGCTGGGCACGTCCGGGGTGGAGCACAGCCTCTGGGTCAGGCGGTATGGAGCGGGTTCGACCACTCGCGGGCGAGGTGAACGGTGGTCCGAACCGGCAGGTCGGCGCTGCTCTGGCCGATCAACAGGTTGAAGTCCCCTGCGTCTGCCACCCAGGCTGCGCGGGCATCATCAAAGTACGCGAAGGCGCGCATGTCGATGGTCAGGGTGACTTCCCCAGCCTCACCAGGTCCAAGGGCCGCCTTGGCGAAAGCCTTGAGTTCCTTCTCCGGGCGCTCGGCGGTCGTTTCCACGTCCTGGACATACAGCTGCACCACTGTCTGCCCGGAGCGCGCACCCACGTTGCGCACAGGCACCGTCACGGTAAGCGGCTCGCCCGGCTGAAGAACGGTGGCGCTGAGGTGCGGGGCACCGAGGGCAAAGGTGGTGTACGACAGGCCGAAGCCGAAGGGAAACAGGGGCGTGAGGGCGTGGCGGTCTACATGTCGGTAGCCGATGTACAGGCCTTCTTGATACTCGACGTGGCCATTTTCGCCGGGGTACTGCCGGTCCGGCGTCCCGGGATGCACCGGGTCGTCCTCCAGGCGGGTTGGAAAGGTCTGCGGCAGGCGCCCGCCGGGGTCAGCACGTCCGAGCAGCACGTCCGCCACGGCGTGTCCAGCCTCCTGGCCGGGAAACCAGGCCTGCAAGACCCCCGCCACGTCGCCCAGCCAGGGCATCAGGACAGGTCCACCCGTCTGGAGCAGCACCACCGTGTTGGGGTTGGCCCGGGCCACAGCCCGGACGAGTTCGTCCTGCTGCCCGGGCAGGGTCAGCCCCCAGCGGTCGACGCCCTCCGTTTCCCAGTCGCCGTTCGTTCCAATGCAGACCACGGCCACCTCCGCCTCCGCTGCGAGGGCGGCGGCCTCCTCGATGCTGCCTTCCGGCAGGGGCTGCTGAAAACCGATGCGCAGGGCGCTGACCGCCGCGATGCCGTTCTCGACGGCCTTGGGCGTAAATTCGGCGGTGACCACATGCTCTCCGGCGGTGAGGAAGGTGCGCGCCCGCACCTCGTCGCTGCCAAACCCGAAGTAGGTGCTGCCGGGCGCGAAGGTATCCCAGTTGTCGATCAGCGTCTTTCCGTCCAGGTGAAGACGACTCAGACCGGCACTGATGAGACTCAGGTCGTACAGACCGGCAGCGGTGACCGTGACCGTGCTGGTCAGGGACGCCAGGAAGTCGCCCGGGACACCCTCGGGAAGGCCGAACCACATCACCTCGGCTCCGTCCCGCTCCTCGGTGGCCACGACCTCGTCCTGGCCGGGGCGGCGGTATTCGATGTGCACCCTGGTACCGAGGGCGGGCAGAAACCTGTCGTTACCGCACCCCACGGCGTGGGTCACATTGGCCCCGCCCAGCGCCTCGCGCAGGCCATCCAGGGGGCTGACCCGCCGGTGGGCGTTCATCTGGGCGCTGCCACCCCCCATGACCTGCGCCACGCTCGCATTCGGCCCGATCACAGCGACGCGGGTACTGGCGGGCAGGGGAAGCAACCCGGCATTCTTGAGCAAGACTGTGCCCTCCGCTCCAGCGCGGCGGATCAGGGCGCGGGTGTCCGCGTACTCCTCCTCGCGCTCGGCCTCGTCACGCACGTCGGGTGAGTTGGCAAAGGTGCCGGTGCGCTCGATCAGCCGCAAGACGTTGCGGGCAGCGGCGCGTACGGCGAGGCGAGTGGCTTCGTCCTCTTGCGCTTCACGCAGCAGCGAGGCGCGCGCCCGGGCCGGACCGGGCATCTCGAGGTCGAGCCCGGCGCGCACGCTTTCACCGGCGGAGTGGGTCCCGCCCCAGTCGCTCATGACCAGGCCGTCAAAGCCCCATTCTCCCCGGAGGATGTCGGTGAGGAGCCGGCGGTTCTCACTGCTGTAGGTGCCGCTGACCTTGTTGTAGGCGCTCATGACGGCCCAGGTGCCGCCTTCCTTGACGGCCAGTTCGAACGGCAGCAGGTACAGTTCCCGCAGGGCACGTTCCGGAATGTCACTGCTGATGGTTCCGCGCTGGTACTCGCTCTCGTTGCCGACGTAGTGCTTGACGGTGGCGGCCACACCCCTGGACTGCAGGCCCGCGATATACGCCGCCCCGAGTTTGCCCGTCAGGAAGGGATCCTCGCTGTAGCTCTCGAAATTGCGGCCGTTCAGGGTGCTGCGAAACAGGTTGACGGTGGGGGCGAGCAAGACGCCCGCGCCCTTGTCCCGCGCTTCACGCGCGAGGTGTTCGCCGACTTCGCGCAGAAGGGGGACGTTCCAGGTGCTGCCCAGGGCAATACCCACGGGGAAAGCCGCCGTGCGTCTGCCGCCGACGAGGGGTCCCCCACCGCGGGCTCCGGCCGGACCGTCGGTGACTTTGAGCGGCGGAATACCGAGCCGCTCCACGCCGTGGGTACGCCAGAAGTCCGCGCCGGCCAGGAGGATAACCTGCTCCTCCAGGGTGAGTTGGTCCAGCAGGGCGTCGATGTCAGTGGAGTGGGTGGGGCTCATGCGGCGAACACCTCCAGGGGCGGGACTCTGGGCAAGAGGAAACGACCCATCCGCGATTTTTTAAATTCGACTTTATTAAATCCACCCTAGTAAATTGGGGCGAGGCTGTCAAGCGGCCGACCACTGCCTCTGACCAGGCCGGAGAGTGTATGACAAGGCCACCCGAACCCAAACTTGCCCGGGAACGCGTCTATGCGGCCCTGAAACAGGCGCCCGGCACCCGCCCTGAACTTGCTCAGCACACCGGGCTCAGCATTCCCACCGTCATCGCCACCGTCGAGGACCTCCTCAAGTGTGGACTCGTCACCCTGGAGGACACCCCTCCTCCCGGTGGACGTGGTCGGCCCGCCGCTCGCGTCCGACGCGTTCCCGAACGGTTCACCGTCACCGCCCTGGACCTCGGCGGGCCCAGCATCACGTCCGGCCGCTACGACCTGTCTGGCACCCGCCTGGGATACGCCGAACACGGCATGAGCCACACGGACTTGACGAACGATCCCGAACGCAACGTCACCCGGCTGCTCGGGTGGCTGCGCGAGCAGGGGCAGGCGGACCTCTCGGTCGTGAGCGTCCTCGGGGCGGTCAATCCCCGTGACCGCACCCTCACCAGCGTGCCGCTCGCCATGCGCAGCCGCGCGCTGGAAGCCGAACTGACCGGGGCGCTGGGCTGGCCGGTCCTTGTGGAAAACGACGCCAATCTCTCGGCCTGGCACGCCTGGCGCGCGCTGGGGCTCACGCCGGGCGCGCCCCTGGTCTTCCTCAACTTCAGCCTCGGCATCGGGATCGGAATGGTGCTGGGCGGGCAGGTCTACCACGGCGCCACGGGCGCAGCGGGCGAGGTGTCGTTCGCCGCCGATCCCAGCAAACGCGGCCACCACGCGGGGCTCATTCAGCGCCTGCTCCGCCACCTGCACGCGGCAGTTCCCGGGGGCAACACCGCGCAGGTGGCGGCCCTGGCGGCGGCGGGAGACCGGACGGCCCGCCGGGCCCTGCGGGCCTTTAACGCCGACCTCACCAACCACCTCACTGCCGTCGCCGCCCTGCTTGACCCAGCTGCGGTGGTGCTGCAAGACATTCCGCACGCTGCCCCGGCCCTGCGGGAGGCCCTGCGGCGCGCCCTGTCCGAACTTGGCCTCGGCTCCGACGTGCTCGTCAGCCCCCTCGGGCTGCTGGGCGGGCTCGACAGCGCCGGGCTGTACGGGGCCACCCACCTCGAACGTGACCGCCTGACCCGTCCCATCCCGGCCACCGCCCCGACGTAAGCGCCGCCTCTGCGCCTCCCTCCCCGAAGGAGAAGTCTCCCTTGAACACCCCACCTCCAGCGGCCCCCCCTTTTCCCCAGGTTCAGACCCGCTCCGGCGTGCTGGAAGGCGCCCTGGACCCCGCGCGGAACGTCATGGCCTTTCTCGGTATTCCCTTTGCCGCGCCGCCCACCGGCGAGCGGCGCTGGCGGGAACCGCAACCGCCCACGTCCTGGGTGGGGGTACGGCCTGCCCGAACCTTCGGACCCCGCCCCATGCAGCGCCCCGTGTTCGGGGACATGAATTTCAGGTCCCCCGGCATGAGCGAGGACTGCCTGTACCTCAACGTCTGGGCTCCCGCCGAACCCGGCGCCGGTGGACGTCCGGTCCTCGTGTATTTCTACGGGGGCGGAAATATCGCCGGGGACAGCTCCGAGCCCCGGTACGACGGCTCGGCCCTCGCCGAACGGGGCATCCTCGTCGTCACGGTCAATTCGCGTCTGAACGTCTTTGGATTTCTGGCCCACCCGGAACTCAGCCGGGAATTGCCGCACGGCGCGTCGGGCAATCTCGGTTACCTCGATCAGGTCGAGGCCCTGCGCTGGGTGCAGGCGAACATCGCGGCGTTCGGCGGCGATCCGGCCCGCGTCACCATCGCTGGAGAATCGGCCGGGTCTGTCGCGGTGAGCGCGCATCTGGTGTCTCCCCTCTCAAAAGACCTTCTGGCGGGCGCCATCGGTTCCAGCGGCTCCATTCTGGGTGCCATGCCGCCGGTGCCGCTCGGTCAGGCCGAAGCGGCCGGAGCGGCCTTCGCTGCACACCTGAAGGCTCCGTCTCTCGCAGCGTTGCGCGACCTGGACGCCGGGACGCTTCTGGAAGCCACCGCCCTCCCGCACGCGCCGGCATGGACCGCGACGCTCGACGGCTTCTTTCTGCCGGACGACCCGGCGGCCCTGTACGTGACGGGGCAGCAGGCGAGAGTTCCGCTGCTGGTCGGCTGGAATTCCGAAGAAATGAACCACGACTGGCTTCTGCGGGGCGAGGCGCCGACACCCGGAGCGTTTGCCCGTGCCCTACGGCTGCGCTTCGGTGACCGGGCAGACGCGCTTCTCCAGGTTTACCCAGCAACGACGGACGAGGAAGCGGCGCAGGCCGCGACCGATCTGGCGAGTGACCTGTTCATCGGCCACAGCACATGGCGCTGGGCCGAACTGCACCGCGCCACCAGCGGCCAGCCGGTGTTCCGGTACCTGTACGCCCACCCCCGGCCGCCCATGTCTCCGGCAGTTCAGCACAAGGTCCCGGGCCTGGCGGGCGGCTTGATGGACAGGCAGGACGCTGACCTGCCCGCACTGCCCACCCCGCGCGGCGCGGTTCACTCTGCGGATATCGAGTACTTCATGGGCAACCTCTCGACGAACGAGGTCTACGCCTGGTCAGCGCAGGACACGGCGCTGTCCGACCTGATGCAGGCCTGCTACGTCCAATTCGTCAAAGCTGGAGATCCCAATCGGCCGGGTTTGCCGCAGTGGCCACCGTTCAGCGCCGGAAGTGAAGAGGCCGTCATGCACCTCGACGTCCGCCCAGAGGCAGGCCCTGAAATTCACCGCGAGCGCCACCTGCTGCTGGAAGCGGTGCAGGGTCAGGAACCACTGAACGGCAAGGAGACTTGAGGTCGAAAAGCCTCTGCCAAACCATTTTTCGCCCTAAACTTAACGCTGACTCAACCTGAGCTTAACGGCAGGTGAAGCAGCCAGGAAGTCTGTCTTTCGCCGTGCTGGAAGCTCTTTTCTCCAGCACGGCCTTTGGTTTGGTGCATCCGCACAAAATACAGGTATTGCTTTTGCCTGCGTTGTGCAGTTGCACCATGTATTCCTGACAAGCGGTTTTTACGATGCTCTTCAGAGAGTGGAATTGGCACCTTCCGCAGAGCCTTCCACCTCACTCAACTCCTCTACGCCCGACAGAGCGAAGCGGTTTCTCTTTTCCGCGGGCTGCCCCTTGGGAGGCAGCCCGCCGGAGGCGTCATGTCTTTGGTCATCCCCCCTCCACGCATCCTGATCTTCCGTGCCCTCCCGGGCCTGGGTGACCTGCTGTGCGCGGTCCCTGCACTGCGGGCCCTGCGGAGAGGGGCGCCAGAGGCGGAAATCACGCTGGTAGGCCTTCCTCAGGCGGCGGCCTTCGCTGGGCGTTTTCCGGACCTGATCGACCAGTTCCTGCCTTTCCCGGGTTTTCCGGGTCTGCCCGAACAACCCGTAAAAAACGCCGATCTGCTCGGCTTCCTGCAGCAGGTTCAGGGCCAGTACGACCTCGCTCTGCAGCTGCACGGGGCTGGGACGCTGACCAATCCCGTGGTGGCCCTGCTTGGGGCGCGGCAGATGGCGGGCCGGTACGTGACGGGCCAGTGGTGCCCGGACCCCGCCCGCTTCCTGCCCTACCGTGAGGACGAACCCGAGCCGCTGGTGTGGCTGCGCGTGGTCAAGCACCTGGGCTACCCGTCACAGGGCGAGACGCTGAGCTTTCCTGTGCAGGGGGAAGACCGCGCGGCGTTGCGTGCGCTGCCCGGCGTGGAAGCGTTAACGCCAGGCAGGTACGCGGTGCTGCACCCGGGAGCGAGCGTGCCCGAGCGGCGCTGGTCTCCCCAGAAGTTCGCGCAGGTGGGCCGCGAGTTGCGGGGGCGCGGCCTGCAGGTCGTCCTTACGGGCACGGCGGGCGAGGCGGAAGCGACGCGGGCGGTGCGCGAAGCCCTCGGCCCGGCAGACCTTCTGGACCTCACCGGGCAGACGGACCTCGGGACGCTCGCGGCGCTGCTGGAAGGCGCGCGGCTGC
This is a stretch of genomic DNA from Deinococcus hopiensis KR-140. It encodes these proteins:
- a CDS encoding glycosyltransferase family 9 protein, which codes for MSLVIPPPRILIFRALPGLGDLLCAVPALRALRRGAPEAEITLVGLPQAAAFAGRFPDLIDQFLPFPGFPGLPEQPVKNADLLGFLQQVQGQYDLALQLHGAGTLTNPVVALLGARQMAGRYVTGQWCPDPARFLPYREDEPEPLVWLRVVKHLGYPSQGETLSFPVQGEDRAALRALPGVEALTPGRYAVLHPGASVPERRWSPQKFAQVGRELRGRGLQVVLTGTAGEAEATRAVREALGPADLLDLTGQTDLGTLAALLEGARLLVCGDTGVSHLGAATRTPSVVVFLASDPARWAPLDRERHRVVGDDAGAALAEVDFLLRREVARVG
- a CDS encoding glycoside hydrolase family 3 C-terminal domain-containing protein, translating into MSPTHSTDIDALLDQLTLEEQVILLAGADFWRTHGVERLGIPPLKVTDGPAGARGGGPLVGGRRTAAFPVGIALGSTWNVPLLREVGEHLAREARDKGAGVLLAPTVNLFRSTLNGRNFESYSEDPFLTGKLGAAYIAGLQSRGVAATVKHYVGNESEYQRGTISSDIPERALRELYLLPFELAVKEGGTWAVMSAYNKVSGTYSSENRRLLTDILRGEWGFDGLVMSDWGGTHSAGESVRAGLDLEMPGPARARASLLREAQEDEATRLAVRAAARNVLRLIERTGTFANSPDVRDEAEREEEYADTRALIRRAGAEGTVLLKNAGLLPLPASTRVAVIGPNASVAQVMGGGSAQMNAHRRVSPLDGLREALGGANVTHAVGCGNDRFLPALGTRVHIEYRRPGQDEVVATEERDGAEVMWFGLPEGVPGDFLASLTSTVTVTAAGLYDLSLISAGLSRLHLDGKTLIDNWDTFAPGSTYFGFGSDEVRARTFLTAGEHVVTAEFTPKAVENGIAAVSALRIGFQQPLPEGSIEEAAALAAEAEVAVVCIGTNGDWETEGVDRWGLTLPGQQDELVRAVARANPNTVVLLQTGGPVLMPWLGDVAGVLQAWFPGQEAGHAVADVLLGRADPGGRLPQTFPTRLEDDPVHPGTPDRQYPGENGHVEYQEGLYIGYRHVDRHALTPLFPFGFGLSYTTFALGAPHLSATVLQPGEPLTVTVPVRNVGARSGQTVVQLYVQDVETTAERPEKELKAFAKAALGPGEAGEVTLTIDMRAFAYFDDARAAWVADAGDFNLLIGQSSADLPVRTTVHLAREWSNPLHTA
- a CDS encoding carbohydrate ABC transporter permease, coding for MTITAPGPAPSGGRRRGISLGRLGTYLLLGLFALLTLAPFYFMFVFATHDRAEIFQLPPPMWFGDDTTRNYQNLLERVPFWRSLWNSAYLAVVSTATTLFFCSLAGFAFAMYSFKGREFLFNIVLVTMLIPTALNLVPYALIMQGLGWIDKPRALWVPGMAGALGIFMMRQYIGSAIPRELMEAARIDGETEFGIYRRIIMPLSTPVLGTLGLITFIGSWNSFVAPLIIFRSTETQTAPLLLRSLQAVANTDWGALMVGVVLTVLPLLVVFIFASRQLIDGLTAGSTKG
- a CDS encoding carbohydrate ABC transporter permease, which gives rise to MQARSYSARAAVERPSLQTRWNIFQRRAAPYFFISPFFILFLVFGLFPIVFLAYLSFQEWTPSAGLGTMKFVGWRNYTDNLTDPAFWSSLRNTVSLALLAGLPQHLIAIPLAFAINMGLRKLQGPLTAVYFVPYITSVVAISVTFFTLFSWQYGVVNAGLTALHHLPLIGGLFPAENINWLGERAFIQPAIAMVVVWRFTGWNVVLYLAGLQSISRDLYEAASVDGATRLQQFRFITLPLLRPMMFLAITLTIIGNLQLFEEPFILTNGTGGAGQQGTTAVMYMLRTYQNYGEAGIAAAMGWLLFVVIMVLTFINNRVFGREGVAGKDN
- a CDS encoding LacI family DNA-binding transcriptional regulator, encoding MESTVTLAQVARAAGVSASTVSRILNGTAKVSAEKREAVERTLAQLNYQPNVLARSLASGKTMSIGVLTQDISSPFYGDVLRGIERGLTNSGYHPVVISGHWRAQEEVEAIDFLVSRKVDAMIVLGGVAPDEQLQQVASYMPLVALGRSVPGLTQQCLRLDNFAGGYLATKHLIDLGHRTIAHIAGMPTHRDAQDRLAGYRAALEEARLTFDPELVLEGDFLEQSGFLAATRLIDSRKMFTGVFVANDQMAYGARLALYRRGLRVPEDISLVAFDDLPSSTFTTPPLTTVRQPTFDMGLAAATCLLRMLRGAPSWLPPMGPELVVRESTTRRRG
- a CDS encoding carboxylesterase/lipase family protein, yielding MNTPPPAAPPFPQVQTRSGVLEGALDPARNVMAFLGIPFAAPPTGERRWREPQPPTSWVGVRPARTFGPRPMQRPVFGDMNFRSPGMSEDCLYLNVWAPAEPGAGGRPVLVYFYGGGNIAGDSSEPRYDGSALAERGILVVTVNSRLNVFGFLAHPELSRELPHGASGNLGYLDQVEALRWVQANIAAFGGDPARVTIAGESAGSVAVSAHLVSPLSKDLLAGAIGSSGSILGAMPPVPLGQAEAAGAAFAAHLKAPSLAALRDLDAGTLLEATALPHAPAWTATLDGFFLPDDPAALYVTGQQARVPLLVGWNSEEMNHDWLLRGEAPTPGAFARALRLRFGDRADALLQVYPATTDEEAAQAATDLASDLFIGHSTWRWAELHRATSGQPVFRYLYAHPRPPMSPAVQHKVPGLAGGLMDRQDADLPALPTPRGAVHSADIEYFMGNLSTNEVYAWSAQDTALSDLMQACYVQFVKAGDPNRPGLPQWPPFSAGSEEAVMHLDVRPEAGPEIHRERHLLLEAVQGQEPLNGKET
- a CDS encoding ABC transporter substrate-binding protein → MKKTLTALTLALIASVASAQKKTITVSVFPDLDTVVKAAIPGFQKTHPDIDIKVVSLAYADHHNALTTALSTGSGAGDVVAVDFGYVARFAEGGGLEDLNKAPYNAGSLKGRFVSYTFPQATFGGRLVAMPTDIGPGTMVYRTDLLAKAGVKPADLNRSWDAYIANGKKVVAANPGTFLIPDASEVAQIYSRTNIPAGQGLYFDAKNNVLVSPTNPRFMNACTLAKSVRDNKLDARAGGAFSPEWTTAFQKGNLATEFSGAWLVGHMQNWLAKDFAGKWNAQQLPGNTFASWGGSFYAIPTQSKNKGDAWEFIKYLTTNRDQQVLAFKTTGAFPALTAANNAPLFNEGVPYLANQKARTLWRTAATRIKPIDVNRLDPVADEIFLAELGNVLDGSKTCQQALTDAKGLIERRARR
- a CDS encoding ROK family transcriptional regulator — protein: MTRPPEPKLARERVYAALKQAPGTRPELAQHTGLSIPTVIATVEDLLKCGLVTLEDTPPPGGRGRPAARVRRVPERFTVTALDLGGPSITSGRYDLSGTRLGYAEHGMSHTDLTNDPERNVTRLLGWLREQGQADLSVVSVLGAVNPRDRTLTSVPLAMRSRALEAELTGALGWPVLVENDANLSAWHAWRALGLTPGAPLVFLNFSLGIGIGMVLGGQVYHGATGAAGEVSFAADPSKRGHHAGLIQRLLRHLHAAVPGGNTAQVAALAAAGDRTARRALRAFNADLTNHLTAVAALLDPAAVVLQDIPHAAPALREALRRALSELGLGSDVLVSPLGLLGGLDSAGLYGATHLERDRLTRPIPATAPT